Proteins from a genomic interval of Benincasa hispida cultivar B227 chromosome 7, ASM972705v1, whole genome shotgun sequence:
- the LOC120081900 gene encoding F-box/LRR-repeat protein 2, with the protein MASTDSPLELGSNSIVVTVCINDTLTDDELRSILDKIERDKDKEIFGLVCKRWLRVQSNERKKLSARAGPHLLRKMASRFSRLLELDLSQSTSRSFYPGVTDSDLTVVANGFQYLKSLNLQYCKSITDSGIAAIGSGLLRLQSLDVSYCRKLTDKGFSAVAEGCHDLRNLNLAGCKLVTDRLLETLSNNCHNLEELCLHGCTNITDSGLTELVKGCQKIEILDINKCSNVGDIGVTSVSKACSFSLKTLKLLDCYKIKDDSILALAEFCNNLETLIIGGCRDISDESIQKLARACKSNLKILRMDWCLNITDSSLSCIFTQCSNLETLDIGCCEEVTDAAFHTLGSHGTEVNLKVLKISNCPKITLATLSILVDKCNSLEYLDVRSCPHITKAGCDEAGLQFPESCKVNFTGSLCEPDLFL; encoded by the exons ATGGCTTCCACTGATTCGCCATTGGAACTCGGATCCAATTCAATTGTAGTTACGGTCTGCATCAATGATACTCTGACCGATGACGAGCTCCGATCCATTCTGGATAAGATTGAGAGGGACAAAGACAAGgaaatttttgggttagtttgcaAGAGATGGCTGCGAGTTCAAAGCAACGAGAGGAAGAAGCTCTCAGCTCGTGCAGGTCCTCACCTGCTTCGCAAAATGGCCTCCAGGTTCTCACGCCTCTTGGAATTGGACCTCTCTCAGTCCACTTCTCGATCTTTTTATCCGGGGGTCACTGATTCCGATCTTACTGTCGTCGCTAATGGCTTCCAGTACTTGAAATCCCTCAATCTTCAATATTGCAAAA GCATTACTGATTCTGGAATAGCGGCAATTGGAAGTGGTCTTTTGAGGCTACAGTCGTTGGATGTTTCCTATTGCAGAAAGTTGACTGACAAGGGATTCTCAGCTGTTGCAGAAGGATGTCACGACCTAAGAAACTTGAATCTCGCTGGCTGCAAATTGGTTACCGATAGGCTATTGGAAACTCTTTCTAACAACTGTCACAATTTAGAAGAATTGTGTCTACATGGATGCACAAACATAACTGACTCAGGATTAACAGAGCTTGTCAAAGGGTGTCAGAAGATTGAGATTTTAGATATTAATAAATGCAGCAATGTCGGGGACATTGGTGTAACCAGTGTTTCCAAGGCATGTTCATTCTCTCTCAAGACACTCAAGTTGTTGGAttgctataaaattaaagatGACTCCATCTTGGCACTGGCTGAATTCTGCAATAATCTTGAGACCCTTATTATAGGTGGATGTAGGGACATCTCTGATGAATCTATTCAAAAGCTTGCACGTGCATGTAAAAGTAATCTCAAAATTTTGCGCATGGACTGGTGTTTGAACATAACTGACTCTTCATTAAGCTGCATATTTACTCAATGTAGCAATCTGGAGACCCTTGACATCGGTTGCTGTGAGGAGGTGACGGATGCCGCTTTCCATACTCTGGGAAGCCATGGTACTGAGGTGAATTTGAAGGTTTTGAAGATTAGTAACTGCCCAAAGATAACATTAGCCACATTAAGTATTCTTGTAGACAAGTGCAATTCTCTTGAATATCTGGATGTGAGGTCTTGCCCTCATATTACCAAGGCTGGATGTGATGAGGCTGGATTGCAGTTTCCTGAATCTTGCAAAGTGAATTTTACAGGAAGTTTATGCGAGCCAGATCTTTTTCTTTGA
- the LOC120080767 gene encoding FAD synthetase 2, chloroplastic-like encodes MLAAGARASHHLRECDSHFVFGSTSGLTSSAVLLFPSIWPRYPTSNFPSISHRSQRRRVSFFCSIVPSTSSDEIPVLSNCFGSREDDREVSVAGGIVALGKFDALHIGHRELAIQASTVGSPFLLSFIGIAEVLGWEPRAPIVAQCDRKRVLSSWAPYCRNSAPSEYQIQFSSVRYLTPREFVEKLTKELGVCGVVAGESYRFGYKAAGDAAELVKLCEEYGIGAYIIKSVMDRNQKVVNSANSKERGQVSSTRVRYALSIGDMKYVSELLGRRHRLILMAKGLEGFSNSNSRVSAPRSCLLNLAPKEGLYNKCFVCTSDENLIPCRVVIDSTHVQIEMDDIGTRHLVGTQDYINVEFGDEGV; translated from the exons ATGTTGGCCGCCGGTGCTCGCGCTTCTCACCATCTCCGAGAGTGTGACTCTCACTTTGTCTTCGGATCAACCTCCGGCCTTACCTCCTCCGCCGTCCTTCTCTTTCCTTCGATATGGCCTCGCTATCCCACTTCTAATTTCCCTTCAATTTCTCACCGCTCCCAACGACGTCGGGTTTCTTTCTTTTGCTCCATTGTCCCCTCCACCTCCTCCGACGAAATCCCTGTTCTCTCCAATTGCTTTGG TTCACGAGAGGATGATCGTGAAGTCTCCGTGGCAG GAGGAATAGTAGCATTAGGAAAATTTGATGCTCTCCACATTGGTCATCGAGAGCTTGCGATTCAAGCATCAACGGTTGGATCTCCATTTCTATTGTCATTTATTGGAATTGCTGAAGTACTCGGTTGGGAACCTAG GGCTCCCATAGTTGCTCAATGTGATAGGAAGCGAGTTCTTTCCTCATGGGCACCATACTGCCGAAACTCAGCTCCATCAGAATATCAGATTCAATTTTCAAGTGTTCGTTATCTAACTCCACGAGAGTTTGTTGAGAAATTAACAAAGGAGCTTGGTGTTTGTGGAGTTGTGGCTG GGGAAAGCTATAGGTTTGGATATAAAGCAGCAGGTGATGCAGCGGAGCTGGTGAAACTGTGTGAGGAATATGGGATAGGTGCTTATATTATAAAATCTGTGATGGATAGAAATCAAAAAGTTGTTAATTCTGCCAATTCAAAGGAGAGAGGACAAGTGTCTTCTACTCGGGTTCGCTATGCACTTTCCATAGGAGATATGAAGTATGTCTCTGAGCTTTTAGGCCGCAGACATCGTCTTATTTTGATGGCAAAAGGCCTAGAGGGATTTAGCAATAGCAATAGCAGAGTGTCGGCCCCAAGATCATGTTTGCTAAATTTAGCCCCAAAAGAAGGTCTCTATAATAAGTGTTTTGTCTGTACATCTGACGAGAACCTAATTCCATGTCGGGTAGTTATTGACTCGACTCATGTTCAAATAGAAATGGATGATATAGGTACAAGGCATCTTGTAGGAACGCAAGACTACATTAATGTTGAATTTGGCGATGAAGGAGTATGA
- the LOC120081901 gene encoding GEM-like protein 4 has product MIGELGRRGYRFVNGILEHVKLSPNIAKTVKGKLWLGTKLVQFGSEKIFHKMFNLKQGDKLLSSAHCYLSTSAGPIAGLLFVSTHVVAFCSDRPIIISSPQGELGRLFYKVMIPVKKVGRVNQRNNVSNPSKKYIQVVTVDGFDFWFMGFLNYEKAFKFLQKGVFSED; this is encoded by the exons ATGATCGGAGAGCTTGGAAGAAGAGGTTACAGATTTGTTAATGGAATCCTTGAACATG TTAAACTGTCGCCGAACATCGCCAAAACAGTGAAGGGAAAGCTGTGGTTGGGGACAAAACTTGTTCAGTTTGGAAGTGAGAAGATTTTTCATAAGATGTTCAATCTCAAACAAGGAGATAAGTTGTTGAGTTCTGCACATTGTTATTTGTCAACCTCAGCAGGTCCCATAGCAGGTCTCCTCTTTGTTTCCACCCATGTAGTTGCTTTCTGCAGTGACAGACCAATCATAATTTCTTCTCCACAAGGAGAATTAGGCAGATTGTTTTACAAA GTTATGATCCCAGTGAAGAAAGTGGGGAGAGTTAACCAAAGAAACAATGTAAGCAATCCATCAAAGAAGTACATTCAAGTGGTGACTGTTGATGGTTTTGACTTCTGGTTTATGGGTTTTTTGAATTATGAGAAAGCATTTAAGTTTCTCCAAAAGGGGGTTTTTTCTGAGGATTGA
- the LOC120081852 gene encoding GEM-like protein 7: MKTTIQEQVILGIQMKSLGLARARLLGDPSKHLHISSSDDGSQSIKKYNGKDWVLNRLNKNGKKTDNIIHALREHVKLGAKISETVKGKLSLGARILRVGGLRKIYKKLFSMTEGEKLIKASQCYLSTTAGPLAGLLFISSHKIAFCSDKSIKLSSQNGDHIRIHYKVTIPLGKIKTVFQSENVKNPSEKYMEIVTVDDFEFWFMGFLNYHKSFNCIQEALSSQT, from the exons atgaagaccACAATTCAAGAACAAGTTATTCTTGGAATTCAAATGAAGTCATTGGGTCTTGCAAGAGCTAGATTATTGGGTGATCCTTCGAAGCATCTCCATATATCTTCTTCAGATGATGGATCTCaatcaattaaaaaat ATAATGGAAAAGATTGGGTCTTGAATAGACTCAACAAAAACGGCAAAAAAACCGACAATATCATCCATGCTCTCCGAGAACATG TGAAATTAGGAGCCAAGATATCAGAAACTGTAAAGGGAAAGTTGAGTTTAGGAGCAAGAATTTTAAGAGTTGGTGGGCTGAGAAAAATCTACAAGAAATTATTTTCAATGACTGAAGGAGAGAAGCTTATAAAGGCTTCACAGTGCTATTTATCAACAACAGCTGGGCCTTTGGCTGGCCTTCTCTTCATTTCCTCTCATAAAATTGCTTTCTGTAGTGACAAATCCATCAAACTCTCTTCCCAAAATGGAGATCATATCAGAATTCATTATAAA GTTACAATTCCACTAGGGAAAATCAAAACAGTTTTCCAAAGTGAAAATGTGAAGAATCCATCAGAGAAGTATATGGAGATAGTGACAGTAGATGATTTTGAGTTTTGGTTCATGGGATTTTTGAATTATCACAAGTCTTTCAATTGTATTCAAGAAGCACTTTCTTCTCAAACTTAA